The following are encoded in a window of Rhizobium sp. WYJ-E13 genomic DNA:
- a CDS encoding 5'-methylthioadenosine/S-adenosylhomocysteine nucleosidase (Enables the cleavage of the glycosidic bond in both 5'-methylthioadenosine and S-adenosylhomocysteine) — translation MKFELKSVAGKSILFVMAAEAEYGPFLRSRIEPLMTGVGPVEAAIAISKSLSRLDASDDLPDLVVSLGSAGSARLQQTEVYQVTAVSYRDMDASPLGFEKGKTPFLDLPADLELPLRIPGIPEATLSTGGNVVSGSAYANIAADMVDMETYAVLRACQGYKLPLIGLRGISDGAVELQHISGWTEYLHIVDRKLSYAVDSLFTALEDGVFWF, via the coding sequence ATGAAATTCGAACTGAAGTCGGTCGCAGGCAAGTCCATCCTGTTCGTCATGGCCGCGGAGGCCGAATATGGCCCCTTCCTGCGCTCGCGCATCGAGCCGCTGATGACCGGCGTCGGCCCTGTCGAGGCTGCAATCGCGATCTCCAAGTCGCTCTCCCGTCTCGATGCGTCCGACGATCTGCCCGATCTCGTCGTCTCGCTCGGCTCTGCCGGTTCGGCGCGCCTGCAGCAGACCGAAGTCTATCAGGTCACCGCCGTCTCCTATCGTGACATGGACGCCTCACCGCTCGGCTTCGAAAAGGGCAAGACGCCTTTTCTCGACCTGCCGGCCGATCTCGAACTGCCACTGCGCATTCCCGGTATTCCCGAGGCCACCCTTTCCACCGGCGGCAACGTCGTCTCGGGTTCCGCCTACGCCAATATCGCAGCCGACATGGTCGACATGGAGACCTATGCCGTGCTGCGCGCCTGCCAGGGCTATAAACTGCCACTGATCGGCCTTCGCGGCATTTCCGACGGCGCGGTGGAGCTGCAGCACATTTCCGGCTGGACCGAATATCTGCATATCGTCGACCGCAAGCTTTCCTACGCCGTCGACAGCCTGTTTACCGCTCTGGAGGATGGCGTTTTCTGGTTCTAA
- a CDS encoding PaaI family thioesterase produces MNDTDRGDFRERIRQNFSRQAAMHTIGAELTRVEHGMVEIELPFDVKLTQQHGILHAGIISAALDSACGFAAYSVIDADASILTIEFKVNLMSPGRGERFLFRGEITKPGSNIIVADGRGYAISDGPAKLIASMTGTMMVIRGREGITG; encoded by the coding sequence ATGAACGACACCGACAGGGGCGATTTCCGGGAACGGATCCGCCAGAATTTTTCCCGCCAGGCGGCCATGCATACGATCGGCGCGGAGCTGACGCGCGTCGAGCACGGCATGGTGGAAATCGAACTTCCCTTCGACGTCAAACTGACACAGCAGCACGGCATTTTGCACGCGGGTATCATTTCCGCGGCGCTCGATTCGGCCTGCGGTTTTGCTGCCTACAGCGTTATCGATGCCGATGCCTCGATCCTCACGATCGAGTTCAAGGTCAACCTCATGTCGCCGGGGCGCGGCGAGCGTTTCCTCTTCAGAGGCGAGATCACCAAGCCCGGCTCCAACATCATCGTCGCCGATGGGCGAGGTTATGCGATCAGCGACGGGCCGGCCAAGCTCATCGCGTCGATGACCGGGACGATGATGGTCATTCGCGGAAGAGAGGGAATTACGGGATGA
- a CDS encoding DUF2252 family protein gives MKTFPQSVSDYEAWLANELQGEFVRDDIDEKHRKMCEDAFVFLRATYWRWAEIIYDVRPELADMPQVLSIGDTHLENFGTWRDIEGRLVWGANDFDDAAIMPYGLDLVRLVASAVLAQPDDGISGRAIAELLLAGYVRGLDHPAPIILERDHPWLRDKLLLSEDERKDFWKKCDKRKPGKKPAPGRFVEALKNALPKGSGSVTPVPVTKGTGSLGRPRFVAYVKEWRGGPVLREAKALVPSAWSLGRSGDHVIRTGVIAAGRMRSPDPHFMVTGRILVRRLSPNSRKIEIKTDAKTLLNGSMLELMGFEIANCHSDDAASAAAIRNDLRWRGEDWLYEAARAAAEATEREWKAYRSEAC, from the coding sequence ATGAAAACGTTTCCTCAATCTGTGAGCGATTACGAGGCGTGGCTGGCAAACGAGCTGCAGGGCGAGTTCGTGCGGGACGATATCGACGAAAAACACCGGAAGATGTGCGAGGACGCCTTCGTCTTCTTGCGCGCCACCTACTGGCGTTGGGCGGAAATCATCTACGACGTCAGGCCGGAGCTCGCCGACATGCCGCAAGTGCTGTCGATCGGCGACACGCATCTGGAGAATTTCGGCACCTGGCGGGATATTGAGGGGCGGCTCGTCTGGGGCGCCAATGATTTCGATGACGCGGCGATCATGCCCTACGGGCTGGATCTCGTGCGGCTGGTGGCGAGCGCAGTTCTGGCTCAGCCGGACGACGGGATTTCCGGCAGGGCAATCGCTGAGCTCCTCCTCGCCGGCTATGTGCGCGGCCTCGATCACCCGGCTCCGATCATCCTGGAGCGCGATCATCCTTGGCTCCGCGACAAGCTTTTGCTTTCGGAAGATGAGCGGAAAGATTTCTGGAAAAAATGCGACAAGCGTAAGCCCGGCAAAAAGCCGGCACCCGGCCGTTTTGTCGAGGCCTTGAAAAATGCTCTGCCGAAAGGTTCGGGAAGTGTCACGCCGGTGCCGGTGACGAAGGGGACGGGAAGTCTCGGGCGGCCGCGTTTCGTCGCCTATGTGAAGGAGTGGCGCGGCGGACCCGTGCTGCGTGAAGCCAAGGCGCTTGTGCCCTCCGCCTGGTCGCTGGGAAGGTCTGGGGATCACGTCATCAGAACCGGGGTCATCGCCGCCGGGCGGATGCGCAGCCCCGATCCCCATTTCATGGTGACCGGTCGCATTCTCGTTCGCAGGCTTTCGCCGAACAGCCGCAAGATCGAAATCAAGACCGATGCGAAGACCCTGTTGAACGGTTCAATGTTGGAATTGATGGGCTTCGAGATCGCCAACTGTCATTCAGATGACGCGGCAAGTGCTGCGGCAATTCGCAATGACCTGCGTTGGCGCGGCGAGGACTGGCTCTACGAGGCGGCACGGGCAGCCGCGGAAGCCACTGAAAGGGAGTGGAAGGCTTACCGCAGCGAAGCTTGTTGA
- a CDS encoding DUF1513 domain-containing protein — MWRSAAIDRRGFIKAAGIGFLAALKPQELLALDRADAVYASGIRAANGSFAVATVTERGEIVDQVVLPARAHGMAHSSTTGRIVAFARRPGTFAMIFDPWNKGEPIVITSPEGRHFYGHGAFSPDGRLLYASENDFDNNRGMIGLYDATNRFVRIGEYETYGVGPHDMTVSDDGRMLIVANGGIETHPDFGRTKLNLGNMQPSLALIDAATGALIEKHALPSQWSSVSTRHVDIDASGRIWFACQYEGHRKDLPPLVGHFAKGEDLVFIDLPEETTRRLANYVGAIAVNRKDGLVGVTSPIAGASVTIDAKTGKVLREESIPDAAGIAPAPSGFAVSSYDGDFLSTHSDVAWDQHIVRIAQQASLR, encoded by the coding sequence ATGTGGCGCAGCGCCGCCATCGACCGACGCGGCTTCATCAAGGCCGCCGGCATCGGCTTCCTGGCCGCGCTGAAACCGCAGGAGCTGTTAGCGCTCGACCGCGCCGATGCCGTCTATGCCTCCGGCATCCGGGCCGCCAACGGCTCCTTCGCTGTGGCAACGGTTACTGAGCGCGGCGAGATCGTCGATCAGGTGGTGCTTCCCGCCCGTGCCCACGGCATGGCCCATAGCAGTACAACTGGGCGCATAGTCGCCTTCGCCCGCCGGCCCGGCACTTTCGCCATGATCTTCGATCCCTGGAATAAGGGCGAACCCATCGTCATCACCTCGCCGGAAGGCCGGCATTTTTACGGCCACGGTGCCTTTTCGCCGGATGGGCGGCTGCTCTATGCCAGCGAGAACGACTTCGACAACAACAGGGGCATGATTGGCCTCTACGATGCGACGAACCGTTTCGTCCGCATCGGCGAATATGAAACCTATGGCGTCGGACCGCACGACATGACGGTTTCCGATGACGGCCGCATGTTGATCGTTGCCAATGGCGGCATCGAGACCCATCCGGACTTCGGCCGTACCAAGCTCAATCTCGGCAATATGCAGCCGTCGCTGGCGCTCATCGATGCGGCGACAGGCGCACTGATCGAAAAACATGCCCTGCCGTCGCAATGGTCGTCGGTCTCGACGCGGCATGTCGATATCGATGCCAGCGGCCGCATCTGGTTTGCCTGCCAGTACGAGGGGCACCGCAAGGATCTGCCGCCGCTCGTCGGCCATTTCGCCAAGGGCGAGGATCTTGTTTTCATCGATCTGCCCGAGGAGACGACACGGCGGCTTGCCAACTATGTCGGTGCGATCGCGGTCAACCGGAAGGACGGGCTCGTCGGCGTCACCTCGCCGATCGCCGGTGCGTCCGTCACCATCGATGCGAAAACGGGCAAGGTGCTGCGCGAGGAGAGCATTCCCGATGCCGCCGGCATTGCACCTGCTCCCAGTGGCTTTGCCGTTTCATCCTATGACGGCGACTTCCTTTCGACCCATAGCGACGTGGCATGGGACCAGCATATCGTGCGCATCGCTCAACAAGCTTCGCTGCGGTAA
- a CDS encoding imelysin family protein: MRPWHTLLCLALTGLATSAAAQSAAPSASGLNEDAVPSVMQRAVDEVIRPGYRNMQQSAARLTTAMNDLCASGTQQTLDRAKSAFDDTIRYWSTIEIVQTGPVIQNNLFEHILFYPDRKGVGLKQVQALIAKADPKDATVDAIAGKSVALQGLTALEYVLYGNGSDDLINQKGGFRCLYGQAVAGNIQREAGEVVAAWEKPDGVQASWKHPGPQSDDFMDNKEAVTALLGILVHGAENVRDQRLEQFYKGKDTPARPRMAIYWRSKNTWKSMAANLEGIRTLWQKAGMAELLPPEKKQVADAIDTKLKTIIDSVSKLNPDIEVAVSDAEKAKLDTLLSESRDLITTISDQYGAAIGLSAGFSFSDGD, translated from the coding sequence ATGCGTCCCTGGCACACCCTCCTTTGCCTCGCCTTGACCGGCCTTGCCACATCGGCTGCCGCCCAGAGCGCCGCGCCGTCCGCGTCAGGGCTCAATGAGGATGCCGTGCCATCGGTCATGCAGCGTGCCGTCGATGAGGTCATTCGTCCCGGCTACCGCAACATGCAGCAATCGGCCGCACGCCTGACGACCGCCATGAACGACCTTTGCGCTTCCGGTACGCAGCAGACGCTCGATCGCGCCAAGTCCGCCTTCGACGATACGATCCGCTACTGGTCGACGATCGAGATCGTGCAGACCGGCCCTGTCATCCAGAACAATCTCTTCGAGCACATCCTCTTCTATCCCGACCGCAAGGGTGTCGGCCTCAAGCAGGTTCAGGCGCTGATCGCCAAGGCCGATCCGAAGGACGCGACCGTCGATGCCATCGCCGGCAAGAGTGTGGCCTTGCAGGGCCTGACCGCGCTGGAATATGTGCTCTACGGCAATGGTTCCGACGACCTGATCAACCAGAAGGGCGGCTTCCGCTGCCTCTACGGCCAGGCGGTCGCCGGCAATATCCAGCGCGAGGCTGGCGAAGTCGTCGCGGCCTGGGAGAAGCCTGACGGTGTGCAGGCGAGCTGGAAGCATCCCGGACCGCAGAGCGACGATTTCATGGATAACAAGGAGGCCGTCACCGCCCTTCTCGGTATCCTCGTCCATGGTGCTGAAAATGTCCGCGACCAGCGGCTGGAGCAGTTCTACAAGGGCAAGGATACGCCTGCCCGCCCGCGCATGGCGATCTACTGGCGTTCGAAGAATACCTGGAAGTCCATGGCCGCCAATCTCGAGGGCATCCGGACGCTCTGGCAGAAAGCCGGCATGGCCGAGTTGCTTCCGCCAGAGAAGAAACAGGTTGCCGATGCGATCGACACCAAGCTCAAGACGATCATCGACAGCGTCTCCAAGCTGAACCCGGATATCGAAGTCGCCGTCAGCGATGCGGAAAAGGCCAAGCTCGATACACTGCTTTCCGAAAGCCGCGACCTCATCACCACGATCAGCGACCAGTATGGCGCCGCGATCGGCCTTTCGGCGGGCTTCTCCTTTTCGGACGGAGACTGA
- a CDS encoding di-heme oxidoredictase family protein, with amino-acid sequence MSHKPARRLLVSAAFCASLAGLPVAIASAFDLPTRRTDISDADLKRVADIVRPAHDFSKAEPYEAMQAGAATSIDPVNEDSFSHISANIPFEEEQNFRLGNALFRKLWVSAPSSTQASDGLGPLFNARSCMSCHANDGRGKPPEGGPSATSMVLRIARAAKTAEEEKAIADADVINFPDPVYGHQLQDLAVPGLAAEGKVAVTYIEETVTLAGGETVSLRKPAYSAKNLAYGSLDPATTISARVAPAMIGLGLIEAIPAADILAHADPDDLDHDGISGKAAIVRDHRTGEITLGRFGWKAQNANVRDQSADAFSNDIGISTPDAPDAHGDCTAAETKCLAMPDGVQKRLGNEEAPGPVLDLVTFYSENLAVPARRKASFADTLRGKQLFYDSGCISCHVPKFVTRRDTAEKAQSFQLIWPYSDFLLHDMGDDLADGQQVGLASGREWRTPPLWGIGLTRTVSGHSFFLHDGRARNLTEAILWHGGEAEKARNAFSSLSKDDREALITFLESL; translated from the coding sequence ATGTCGCATAAACCGGCCCGCCGTCTCCTTGTCAGCGCAGCTTTCTGCGCCTCGCTTGCCGGGCTTCCCGTTGCGATCGCGAGCGCCTTCGATCTTCCGACCAGACGGACCGATATTTCCGATGCCGATTTGAAGCGCGTCGCCGATATTGTCAGGCCGGCGCATGATTTCAGCAAGGCAGAGCCCTACGAGGCCATGCAGGCAGGTGCGGCAACATCCATCGATCCGGTTAACGAAGACAGCTTCTCGCATATCTCTGCCAATATCCCTTTCGAGGAAGAACAGAATTTCCGGCTTGGCAATGCGCTCTTCCGCAAGCTCTGGGTTTCCGCGCCATCCTCTACGCAAGCCTCCGATGGGCTCGGCCCGCTCTTCAACGCCCGTTCCTGCATGAGCTGCCACGCCAATGACGGTCGCGGCAAACCGCCGGAGGGTGGTCCAAGCGCTACCTCGATGGTCCTGCGTATTGCCCGTGCAGCGAAGACCGCGGAGGAAGAAAAAGCAATCGCCGACGCCGATGTCATCAATTTCCCCGATCCTGTTTACGGCCACCAACTTCAGGATCTTGCGGTTCCAGGGCTTGCCGCCGAAGGCAAGGTCGCTGTCACCTATATCGAGGAGACCGTCACGCTTGCCGGCGGGGAGACGGTCAGCCTGCGTAAACCCGCTTATTCCGCCAAGAATCTCGCCTACGGGTCGCTCGACCCGGCAACGACGATCTCAGCGCGTGTCGCCCCGGCGATGATCGGCCTCGGGCTGATCGAGGCAATTCCCGCAGCGGATATTCTCGCGCATGCCGATCCCGATGATCTCGATCACGACGGCATATCCGGCAAGGCCGCCATCGTACGCGACCATCGCACCGGCGAGATCACGCTCGGTCGTTTCGGCTGGAAGGCGCAGAACGCCAATGTGCGCGACCAGAGCGCCGATGCCTTCTCCAACGATATCGGCATTTCGACACCGGATGCACCTGATGCACATGGCGACTGCACCGCCGCTGAGACAAAGTGCCTCGCCATGCCTGATGGCGTGCAGAAACGGCTTGGTAACGAGGAGGCGCCCGGGCCGGTGCTCGATCTCGTCACCTTCTATTCGGAGAACCTTGCCGTACCGGCGCGCCGCAAGGCAAGCTTCGCCGATACGTTGCGCGGCAAGCAGCTTTTCTACGACTCGGGCTGCATTTCCTGCCATGTTCCGAAGTTTGTCACCCGACGCGATACGGCCGAGAAGGCGCAATCCTTCCAGCTCATCTGGCCCTATTCCGATTTCCTGCTCCACGACATGGGCGACGATCTGGCCGACGGACAGCAAGTGGGACTTGCAAGCGGACGTGAATGGCGCACGCCACCGCTATGGGGTATAGGACTGACCCGGACTGTCAGCGGACACAGCTTCTTCCTGCACGACGGCCGCGCCAGAAATCTCACCGAAGCAATTCTCTGGCATGGCGGCGAAGCTGAAAAAGCCCGCAACGCATTCTCCTCGCTGTCAAAAGACGATAGAGAGGCCCTGATTACATTCCTGGAGTCACTCTGA
- a CDS encoding imelysin family protein produces the protein MKLNRTFRAVALAIAPAALLALPAHAATDAAAVVKHYAEIAHAKYEDSLTTAKALDAAIDAFLKTPDDETLKAAKDAWIKARVPYQQTEVYRFGNPIVDDWEGKVNAWPLDEGLIDYVDPSYGTESDENSLYVANVIANKTIKIDGKDVDASKLTPEFLSGTLAEAGGIEANVATGYHAIEFLLWGQDLHGTGPGAGERPATDYDLKNCTHGNCDRRAEYLKSASTLLVSDLQEMTDNWAPDGEAAKHVEADPKAGLVAILTGMGSLSYGELAGERMKLGLLLHDPEEEHDCFSDNTYNSHLNDAIGIAAAYTGEYTRVDGTKMTGPSLHDLVAAKDKALDAEMTGKLNKTLDAMHAMAKRGETVEKYDQMIGEGNKEGNAVVQAAIDGLIDQTKSVQRVIAALDLGTVELEGSDSLDNPNAVFK, from the coding sequence ATGAAGCTCAACCGCACATTCCGAGCAGTTGCACTGGCGATTGCCCCCGCCGCCCTGCTCGCCCTTCCCGCGCATGCGGCAACCGACGCAGCCGCTGTCGTGAAACACTATGCCGAAATCGCTCATGCCAAGTACGAAGACTCGCTGACGACAGCCAAGGCGCTCGACGCGGCCATCGACGCGTTTCTGAAGACGCCCGATGATGAGACGCTGAAGGCTGCCAAGGACGCATGGATCAAGGCGCGTGTTCCCTACCAGCAGACCGAAGTCTACCGTTTCGGCAACCCTATTGTCGACGACTGGGAAGGCAAGGTCAACGCGTGGCCGCTCGATGAAGGCCTGATCGATTACGTGGATCCCTCCTACGGCACGGAAAGCGACGAGAACTCTCTCTATGTCGCCAATGTCATCGCCAACAAGACGATCAAGATCGACGGCAAGGATGTCGATGCTTCCAAGCTGACGCCGGAATTCCTCTCCGGCACTCTGGCCGAGGCCGGCGGTATCGAAGCCAATGTCGCGACCGGCTACCATGCCATCGAATTCCTGCTCTGGGGCCAGGATCTGCATGGCACGGGTCCGGGCGCGGGTGAACGTCCTGCTACCGACTACGACCTGAAGAATTGCACGCATGGCAATTGCGACCGCCGCGCCGAATATCTGAAGTCCGCCTCCACGCTGCTCGTTTCCGATCTGCAGGAAATGACCGACAATTGGGCGCCGGATGGCGAAGCCGCAAAGCATGTCGAAGCCGATCCGAAGGCTGGCCTCGTCGCCATCCTGACGGGCATGGGTTCGCTCTCCTACGGCGAGCTCGCCGGCGAACGCATGAAGCTCGGCCTGTTGCTGCACGATCCGGAAGAAGAGCACGATTGCTTCTCCGACAACACCTACAACTCGCACCTGAACGATGCGATCGGCATCGCCGCCGCCTATACGGGCGAATATACGCGTGTCGACGGCACCAAGATGACCGGCCCGTCGCTGCACGATCTCGTTGCCGCCAAGGATAAGGCTCTCGACGCCGAGATGACCGGCAAGCTCAACAAAACGCTGGATGCCATGCACGCCATGGCCAAGCGCGGCGAGACGGTCGAGAAGTACGACCAGATGATCGGTGAGGGCAACAAGGAAGGCAACGCTGTTGTCCAGGCTGCGATCGACGGTCTCATCGACCAGACGAAGTCGGTCCAGCGCGTTATTGCCGCACTTGACCTCGGCACCGTCGAGCTTGAAGGTTCCGACAGCCTGGATAATCCTAACGCTGTCTTCAAATAA